Proteins from a single region of Bacteroidales bacterium:
- a CDS encoding dihydroorotate dehydrogenase-like protein, which produces MVELSVKYLGLNLKNPVIAGSSGLTNSVNGLQRLEQSGVSAIVMKSLFEEQIYLNADYNIQEAKKNGMVYFRNSETFDYIDTTVKEEYLSNYLDTICEGKKKIQIPIIASINCVSAHEWISFASKLQDAGADALELNIALQGFNARLSSDDIEKRHLDIIHKVREKISIPLAVKISPYFADLSRFIDQLSGTGINGIVMFNRFFSPDINIDEMKVEAINTFSTPAELSNVLRWIAIKSSDVSCDLCASTGVHSGRDVIKMLLVGASAVQIVSTLYNNGLAHITTILDEIEKWMQHKGLHYIDQFSGKMNQVETDSPMSYERIQFMKYYSQLEDAENE; this is translated from the coding sequence ATGGTAGAGTTATCAGTCAAATATTTAGGATTAAATTTAAAAAATCCTGTTATCGCCGGTAGTTCAGGTTTAACTAATTCTGTTAATGGCTTACAAAGATTGGAACAAAGCGGGGTCTCGGCTATTGTCATGAAATCTTTGTTTGAAGAACAGATCTATCTTAACGCTGATTACAACATTCAAGAGGCGAAAAAGAACGGTATGGTGTATTTTCGGAATTCGGAAACATTTGATTATATAGATACCACAGTTAAAGAAGAATATCTGTCGAACTATCTGGATACCATCTGTGAAGGAAAGAAAAAAATACAGATCCCGATCATTGCAAGTATTAATTGTGTATCTGCGCATGAGTGGATATCATTTGCTTCAAAATTACAGGATGCAGGAGCAGATGCTTTGGAACTGAATATTGCCCTGCAGGGATTCAATGCCCGGTTATCTTCGGACGATATAGAAAAAAGGCATCTGGATATCATCCATAAAGTACGGGAAAAAATAAGTATCCCTCTTGCTGTAAAGATAAGTCCTTATTTTGCCGATCTTAGTCGTTTCATCGATCAACTGTCTGGTACCGGAATCAATGGGATTGTGATGTTCAACCGTTTTTTCAGTCCCGACATCAATATCGATGAAATGAAAGTAGAAGCAATCAATACATTCAGCACTCCTGCCGAATTATCCAATGTTTTGAGATGGATCGCTATAAAATCCTCTGATGTTTCCTGCGATTTATGTGCTTCAACAGGCGTACACAGCGGACGTGATGTCATCAAAATGTTATTGGTCGGCGCCTCAGCCGTTCAGATTGTCTCTACGCTATATAATAATGGTCTGGCCCATATTACGACCATCCTGGATGAAATCGAAAAGTGGATGCAACACAAAGGACTACATTATATTGATCAGTTTTCCGGAAAAATGAATCAGGTGGAAACCGATTCCCCCATGTCTTATGAGCGTATTCAATTCATGAAGTATTACTCACAACTTGAGGACGCTGAAAATGAATGA
- a CDS encoding pyridoxine 5'-phosphate synthase, whose amino-acid sequence MSTVLSVNINKIATIRNARGGNIPDVLQVALDCEKFGADGITVHPRPDERHIRYDDVRNLRGKLTTEFNIEGNPTSSFIQLVLEVRPHQATLVPDAADALTSDAGWNTITHQDYLKDIIKELKQSGIRTSLFINADPKMIEAAAQTGTDRIELYTGPYAHQYEKNKKAAITPFHEAALVARSLGLDINAGHDLSLDNLCYFISHIPFTKEVSIGHALISDALYFGLEKTIKLYKEQISIALDYDNMHSITETTQ is encoded by the coding sequence TTGAGTACAGTATTAAGCGTAAATATCAATAAAATAGCGACCATCCGGAATGCACGCGGAGGAAACATCCCGGACGTATTACAAGTGGCCCTTGATTGTGAAAAATTCGGTGCGGATGGAATTACCGTTCATCCCCGTCCGGATGAGCGGCATATTCGTTACGATGATGTCCGTAACCTACGTGGAAAGCTAACCACTGAATTCAATATCGAAGGTAATCCCACAAGCTCGTTCATACAATTGGTTCTGGAAGTCAGACCCCATCAGGCGACATTGGTTCCGGATGCTGCCGACGCATTGACTTCGGATGCAGGATGGAATACCATCACTCATCAGGATTATCTGAAAGATATTATAAAGGAGTTGAAACAATCCGGAATCCGGACATCTTTGTTTATAAATGCAGATCCGAAAATGATCGAAGCAGCTGCTCAAACGGGGACGGACAGGATAGAACTATACACTGGCCCTTATGCCCACCAGTATGAAAAAAATAAGAAAGCTGCCATCACGCCATTTCATGAAGCTGCACTGGTTGCCAGGTCTCTTGGTTTGGATATCAATGCCGGACATGATTTAAGCCTGGATAATTTGTGTTATTTCATTTCCCATATTCCTTTTACCAAAGAAGTGTCTATCGGTCATGCACTAATATCCGATGCACTGTATTTCGGACTGGAGAAAACCATTAAATTATATAAAGAGCAAATAAGTATTGCATTGGATTACGATAACATGCACTCAATAACCGAAACAACTCAATAA
- a CDS encoding translation initiation factor produces MAKQAKNRINIVYSTNPDFQYQFDGTDEQETLPPSRQDLRVMLDRKNRGGKSVTLITGFIGTNEDLVSLSKELKTKCGVGGSAKDGEILIQGDFRDKILLFLQQKGYKVKKSGG; encoded by the coding sequence ATGGCAAAACAAGCGAAAAATCGTATCAATATTGTATATTCCACCAATCCTGATTTTCAATATCAATTTGATGGAACAGACGAACAGGAAACATTACCGCCTTCCCGGCAGGATCTTCGGGTGATGCTGGACAGGAAAAACCGGGGCGGTAAATCGGTCACCCTGATTACCGGTTTTATCGGAACCAATGAAGATCTTGTTTCATTATCCAAAGAACTTAAAACCAAATGTGGTGTAGGCGGATCGGCAAAAGACGGAGAAATCCTGATCCAGGGCGATTTTCGGGATAAAATATTGCTGTTCCTACAGCAAAAGGGATATAAAGTGAAAAAGTCCGGAGGTTAA